The Acetomicrobium sp. S15 = DSM 107314 genome includes a window with the following:
- a CDS encoding DegT/DnrJ/EryC1/StrS family aminotransferase: MKKEKKVLFNRLDFLYLKHEDEYKQAALRALRSGWYIMGPELEAFEKEFARYVGCLHCVGVNSGLDALTLSLRALGIGEGDEVIVQANTYIATVLAITENRAKPIFVEPDEFHGIDANLIETAITPKTKAIMVVHLYGQPCDMEPITVISKRTGIPLIEDCAQSHGSTYKDKMTGAFGILGCFSFYPTKNLGAFGDAGAVVTDNPVFADKLRALRNYGSKIKYQNETTGVNSRLDEIQAALLRIRLGHLEEILAEREAIAQLYLAGINNPTVRLPKVRPEARHTWHQFVVQCNNRDALQTWLKEKGIQTQIHYPIPPHLSKAYSDLGYSRGSFPITEHLANTVLSLPLYCGMTSDEIEYVVDTVNRFLDR, translated from the coding sequence TTGAAAAAGGAAAAGAAAGTTCTTTTTAACCGTTTGGATTTCCTTTATCTTAAACACGAAGATGAATATAAGCAAGCAGCCCTTCGTGCTCTTCGTTCTGGCTGGTATATCATGGGTCCCGAACTCGAGGCCTTTGAAAAAGAGTTTGCTCGTTATGTTGGATGCTTACATTGTGTTGGCGTCAACTCGGGCCTGGATGCTTTAACCCTTTCGCTTCGCGCGCTTGGTATTGGCGAAGGCGACGAGGTCATTGTCCAGGCTAACACCTACATTGCCACAGTGCTGGCAATCACGGAAAACAGAGCAAAACCAATATTCGTTGAACCGGACGAATTCCATGGGATCGACGCAAATTTGATCGAGACAGCGATCACTCCGAAAACAAAAGCAATCATGGTCGTTCATCTTTATGGCCAGCCTTGCGACATGGAACCCATCACTGTAATTTCAAAGCGAACGGGCATTCCGTTAATTGAGGATTGCGCACAGTCCCACGGGTCTACCTATAAGGATAAAATGACAGGGGCCTTTGGCATACTCGGGTGTTTTTCGTTTTATCCGACGAAGAACCTGGGGGCTTTCGGAGATGCGGGAGCTGTTGTGACGGATAATCCGGTGTTTGCTGATAAGCTGAGAGCCCTCAGAAACTATGGCAGCAAGATCAAATACCAGAATGAAACCACGGGAGTAAATTCAAGGCTGGATGAAATACAGGCTGCACTTTTGCGGATCCGGCTAGGCCACTTGGAGGAAATTCTTGCAGAACGGGAAGCCATAGCCCAATTGTACCTGGCTGGCATTAACAATCCAACCGTCCGGTTACCTAAAGTTCGTCCGGAAGCGCGCCACACATGGCACCAGTTTGTCGTCCAGTGCAACAATCGCGACGCGTTGCAAACATGGCTTAAGGAAAAAGGAATCCAAACCCAGATCCATTATCCCATCCCGCCACACCTTTCTAAAGCATATTCAGACCTTGGGTATTCTCGGGGATCTTTTCCCATTACAGAACACCTTGCCAATACTGTCCTCAGCTTGCCTCTTTACTGCGGTATGACTTCTGATGAAATTGAGTATGTAGTCGATACCGTAAACAGGTTTTTAGATAGATGA
- a CDS encoding UPF0175 family protein, producing the protein MKVLEIPEVNLEDEELKLALAIKLLEEGKISLGKAAEIAGFSERSFAELLLKKGISPVIFEDINLDKEFRNA; encoded by the coding sequence ATGAAAGTGCTTGAAATACCCGAAGTAAATCTTGAGGACGAAGAATTAAAGTTAGCCTTAGCCATCAAACTCTTGGAAGAAGGCAAAATATCTCTGGGTAAAGCGGCTGAAATAGCGGGTTTCTCTGAAAGATCCTTTGCGGAGCTCCTTTTGAAAAAGGGGATATCTCCGGTAATTTTTGAAGATATAAATTTAGATAAAGAATTTCGAAATGCCTGA
- a CDS encoding glycosyltransferase, which translates to MQNGKIALFLPSLCGGGVERVRVNLARGFVEQGFEVNLVLAKAEGSYLPQLLPKVRVVDLHARRVLAALPGLVRYLRNEQPKAILSAMDHANIITIWACGLSGVHSRAVVSVHNTGYNMVHSTVGGAEA; encoded by the coding sequence ATGCAAAATGGTAAAATAGCCCTATTTCTCCCTTCTTTATGTGGTGGTGGGGTGGAGCGGGTGAGGGTAAACCTTGCGAGGGGTTTTGTTGAGCAAGGTTTTGAGGTAAATTTAGTCCTAGCTAAGGCTGAGGGGTCATACCTGCCACAGCTGTTACCGAAGGTAAGAGTGGTTGACTTGCATGCGCGTCGAGTGCTCGCTGCTCTGCCGGGGTTGGTGCGCTATCTTAGGAATGAACAGCCCAAAGCCATTTTGTCTGCTATGGATCATGCGAATATTATCACTATATGGGCGTGCGGATTATCTGGAGTGCATAGCCGCGCCGTGGTGAGTGTTCACAACACAGGTTATAACATGGTTCATAGTACAGTGGGAGGAGCAGAAGCGTGA
- the rfbB gene encoding dTDP-glucose 4,6-dehydratase, with the protein MRTLLITGGCGFIGSNLVRYCLKQGYRVINLDKLTYAGNLASVRDVENNPSYNFVHGDIADTDLLRKILAKEQPSGILNLAAESHVDRSIDAPDDFIQTNIMGTYRLLKATLEYWENLDHPAKETFRFLHVSTDEVFGSLDPEGYFTETTPYNPRSPYSASKASSDHLVRAFFHTYGLPTLITNCSNNYGPYQFPEKLIPLMIISAFNGKPLPVYGDGSNIRDWLYVEDHCEALVEVFEKGRPGETYNIGGHNEKTNLEVVQALCDLLDDLRPKGYNASYRDQIIFVTDRPGHDRRYAINAEKIQRELGWKPKESFETGLEKTVKWYLDNQWWVKEVTQGKYNLERLGLGNRREGTGK; encoded by the coding sequence ATGCGAACGCTACTCATAACTGGAGGTTGCGGTTTTATCGGGTCAAACCTTGTACGATACTGTCTTAAGCAAGGCTACCGTGTCATTAACCTGGACAAACTAACATATGCTGGTAACCTTGCATCTGTACGAGATGTCGAGAACAACCCATCATATAATTTTGTTCATGGCGACATCGCCGATACAGACCTATTAAGAAAAATTTTAGCCAAAGAACAGCCATCGGGAATCCTAAATCTTGCGGCTGAAAGCCACGTGGACCGTTCCATAGATGCGCCCGACGATTTCATTCAGACTAATATCATGGGAACTTACAGACTTCTCAAGGCTACCTTGGAGTACTGGGAAAACCTTGACCACCCTGCAAAAGAAACGTTCCGTTTCCTCCATGTCTCTACCGACGAGGTTTTTGGCTCTTTAGACCCAGAGGGGTACTTCACGGAAACTACACCTTACAATCCTCGTTCGCCATACTCCGCCTCGAAAGCATCATCAGATCACCTGGTGCGGGCTTTCTTTCACACCTACGGTCTTCCAACACTAATAACGAACTGTTCAAACAACTACGGCCCTTATCAATTTCCGGAAAAACTCATACCTCTCATGATCATATCAGCTTTCAATGGCAAGCCCCTTCCTGTATATGGCGATGGTAGCAACATCCGCGACTGGCTCTACGTTGAGGATCATTGTGAAGCCCTTGTTGAAGTTTTTGAAAAAGGTCGCCCCGGTGAAACCTACAACATTGGTGGTCACAACGAAAAGACTAATCTCGAGGTGGTTCAGGCCCTCTGTGATTTGTTGGATGATCTTCGGCCCAAAGGGTATAATGCTTCCTACAGGGACCAGATAATCTTCGTCACTGATCGACCGGGCCATGACCGGCGCTATGCCATCAATGCAGAAAAGATCCAGCGCGAACTTGGCTGGAAACCCAAGGAGAGCTTTGAAACAGGCCTCGAAAAAACGGTAAAATGGTACCTGGATAACCAATGGTGGGTAAAAGAAGTTACCCAAGGGAAATATAACCTCGAGCGGCTTGGCCTTGGTAACCGCAGGGAGGGAACAGGGAAATGA
- a CDS encoding acyl carrier protein: MNLEEKLSLIAEALDIEPGTLKPETRLEDLQEWDSLGMVSLIAMLDKHFSVRLQPEEIRALVTVEDILSRMKEGSAGGK; encoded by the coding sequence TTGAATCTTGAAGAGAAACTGTCCTTGATAGCTGAGGCGCTTGACATAGAACCGGGCACTCTCAAGCCAGAAACAAGGCTTGAAGACCTACAAGAGTGGGATTCGTTAGGTATGGTTTCATTGATCGCCATGCTCGACAAACACTTCTCGGTAAGGTTGCAACCGGAAGAAATTAGGGCGCTTGTCACTGTGGAAGACATACTTTCACGTATGAAAGAAGGAAGTGCAGGAGGAAAGTGA
- a CDS encoding 3-oxoacyl-ACP synthase III family protein → MELNCIVYYLPNSAITNDDLEREFSSGWNSKKIYRKTGIETRHVTTTETTSQLAAQAAEKLFSESGFAKEKIDFLLLCTQSPDYFLPTTACIVQDLIGLPTTCGALDFNLGCSGFVYGLALAKGLIAGGMANNILLLTVETYTKHIHPKDKSVRTIFGDGAAATLITHKDGEPCKIGDFVFGTDGKGAKNLIVPAGGMALPRSEETAKETVDEQGNMRSLNNLYMNGPAIFNFTLDTVPGTVKSLLEKTGMEIKDIDLYVFHQANKFMLESLRDKIGIPEEKFYINMIDKGNTVSATIPIALRDAYDEGRIERGDKLMLVGFGVGYSWAGCIVEW, encoded by the coding sequence GTGGAACTCAATTGTATTGTGTATTATTTGCCGAATAGTGCAATAACGAATGATGACCTTGAAAGAGAGTTTTCTTCGGGTTGGAATAGCAAGAAAATATATCGAAAGACAGGGATTGAAACAAGGCACGTCACGACAACAGAGACCACTTCGCAGCTGGCGGCACAAGCTGCTGAAAAGCTGTTTTCCGAGTCTGGATTCGCAAAGGAAAAGATCGATTTTCTGTTGCTCTGCACCCAAAGCCCCGATTATTTCCTTCCTACGACCGCCTGTATCGTCCAGGACCTGATAGGCCTTCCTACTACTTGCGGCGCGCTTGATTTTAACCTCGGATGTTCCGGCTTTGTGTATGGACTTGCGCTTGCAAAAGGCCTCATAGCGGGAGGGATGGCAAATAACATACTGCTCCTTACTGTGGAGACCTATACTAAACACATACACCCCAAAGACAAGAGCGTCAGGACCATATTTGGAGACGGAGCAGCCGCAACCTTGATTACACACAAGGATGGTGAACCATGCAAAATTGGAGATTTTGTATTTGGGACCGACGGCAAAGGAGCTAAAAACTTGATCGTCCCTGCGGGAGGAATGGCTCTTCCAAGAAGCGAGGAAACGGCAAAGGAAACGGTAGACGAACAGGGAAACATGCGCTCCCTGAACAATCTTTACATGAATGGGCCGGCGATCTTCAACTTCACCCTCGACACCGTTCCAGGCACCGTAAAATCGTTGTTGGAAAAGACAGGCATGGAAATAAAAGACATAGATCTCTATGTCTTCCACCAGGCGAACAAATTTATGCTCGAAAGCCTGAGGGATAAAATTGGCATTCCTGAAGAGAAATTCTATATAAACATGATAGACAAAGGAAACACAGTCAGTGCTACAATTCCAATAGCGCTTAGGGATGCTTACGACGAAGGAAGGATCGAACGCGGGGATAAATTGATGCTCGTGGGATTTGGAGTAGGCTATTCCTGGGCCGGCTGTATAGTCGAGTGGTAG
- a CDS encoding type II toxin-antitoxin system HicB family antitoxin, which translates to MEDYIKYEMIIYWSKEDDAFIVEVPELPGCMADGKTYEEAIKNALIVIREWVETAKELGKEIPEPKGRLLYA; encoded by the coding sequence ATGGAAGATTACATAAAATATGAAATGATTATATATTGGAGCAAGGAAGACGACGCTTTTATTGTGGAAGTGCCTGAACTACCGGGCTGCATGGCCGATGGCAAAACCTACGAAGAAGCCATTAAAAACGCTCTAATTGTGATCAGAGAATGGGTAGAAACCGCAAAGGAACTTGGCAAGGAGATCCCTGAACCGAAAGGGAGATTGCTTTACGCGTGA
- a CDS encoding DapH/DapD/GlmU-related protein, which yields METGAILGFVMGGFWNSCCELQARYTDSELIIGDDVLVNNGLVIVAVTRVEIQENTLIGRNVQITDSDAHNIDPSKRRSCLGESKPVIIGRNVWIGNNVMILKGACIGDNSIIGAGSVVTGKKFPSNVIIAGNPAKVIKLIEPGQ from the coding sequence TTGGAGACAGGTGCAATTTTGGGGTTCGTAATGGGGGGTTTTTGGAACTCTTGTTGTGAACTTCAGGCTAGGTATACAGATTCAGAATTAATAATTGGGGATGATGTATTGGTTAATAACGGTTTAGTAATAGTAGCGGTAACCCGAGTCGAAATACAAGAAAACACACTTATTGGAAGAAATGTTCAAATTACAGATTCTGATGCTCATAATATTGATCCATCGAAAAGAAGATCTTGTCTCGGGGAGTCAAAGCCGGTTATCATTGGAAGAAATGTATGGATAGGTAATAATGTAATGATTCTTAAAGGAGCTTGTATCGGAGATAACTCTATAATTGGAGCAGGATCAGTTGTAACGGGTAAAAAATTTCCCTCGAATGTCATTATCGCGGGTAACCCTGCTAAAGTGATCAAACTTATTGAGCCCGGCCAATAG
- a CDS encoding DUF3368 domain-containing protein — protein sequence MPDRCVVDTSCLIVLDKAALLPLLCELYEKVYVPKSVIVEFGVSPFISCAEVVDVRSKLIIALTEELNLGLGEAETIAYAYEEGIRAIIDDAKARRVAEKLSIKLTGTLGLLIKAEERRVIESSYKTVLELRRLGFRISDGLIDELKMRKKKS from the coding sequence ATGCCTGATAGGTGTGTCGTTGATACCTCGTGCTTAATAGTTCTTGATAAAGCAGCGCTGTTACCCCTTCTTTGTGAGCTTTACGAAAAAGTTTACGTTCCTAAAAGCGTGATTGTTGAATTTGGAGTGAGTCCCTTTATTTCCTGTGCCGAGGTGGTCGATGTTCGCTCTAAGTTAATTATAGCCCTAACAGAAGAACTAAATCTTGGATTAGGAGAAGCTGAAACAATTGCGTACGCTTATGAGGAAGGTATAAGAGCCATAATAGACGATGCCAAGGCTCGGAGAGTGGCAGAAAAGTTGTCTATAAAACTAACAGGCACTTTAGGACTCTTGATCAAAGCTGAGGAGAGGAGGGTCATTGAAAGTTCATATAAAACTGTTTTAGAATTAAGAAGGCTTGGTTTTCGCATTTCAGATGGCCTTATTGACGAACTAAAGATGAGGAAGAAAAAATCGTAA
- the rfbA gene encoding glucose-1-phosphate thymidylyltransferase RfbA has translation MIQKGIILAGGSGTRLYPVTLSTSKQLLPVYDKPMIYYPLSTLMLAGIRDILIITTPEDQANFKRLLGDGSQWGLAISYAVQPRPEGLGQAFIIGEEFIAGEGCALILGDNLFYGQGLTSILQEAVKQEAGATIFGYPVKDPERYGIVEFDDQKKVISLEEKPLKSRSHYAIVGLYFYDSTVVQKACSTRPSERGELEITDINRLYLEEEQLNVKIMGRGFAWFDTGTHDSLLEASQFVATIQNRQGFMISCPEEIAWRHGYITEKQLTEVAKGMKNGYGEYLIQLLEHDVTDLAKGKAR, from the coding sequence ATGATCCAAAAAGGCATTATCCTCGCAGGCGGAAGTGGCACTCGGCTTTATCCGGTCACCCTTAGTACGAGTAAGCAGTTGCTTCCTGTTTACGACAAACCCATGATTTACTATCCCTTGAGCACACTAATGCTTGCCGGTATTCGTGATATCCTCATAATCACCACTCCGGAAGACCAGGCGAACTTTAAACGCCTTCTCGGCGATGGAAGCCAGTGGGGGCTTGCCATTTCCTATGCGGTTCAACCTAGGCCTGAAGGTTTGGGTCAAGCCTTTATTATCGGAGAGGAATTCATCGCTGGAGAAGGTTGTGCTCTTATTCTTGGAGACAATCTTTTCTACGGTCAGGGTTTGACGAGCATACTCCAAGAAGCCGTTAAACAGGAAGCGGGCGCTACTATCTTTGGCTACCCCGTAAAAGATCCAGAACGTTATGGCATCGTCGAATTTGACGATCAAAAGAAAGTTATCTCCCTGGAGGAAAAACCCTTGAAGTCCAGATCTCATTACGCCATCGTAGGGCTTTACTTTTACGACAGCACAGTGGTTCAAAAAGCTTGTTCTACTAGGCCCTCGGAGCGAGGAGAACTTGAAATAACTGACATCAATCGACTTTACCTTGAGGAAGAACAGCTCAATGTCAAGATCATGGGGCGAGGTTTCGCTTGGTTTGACACGGGAACCCACGACAGTTTATTAGAGGCCTCACAATTCGTGGCCACCATCCAGAATCGGCAGGGCTTTATGATTTCCTGCCCCGAAGAGATCGCCTGGCGGCACGGCTATATCACCGAGAAGCAGCTTACCGAAGTAGCTAAAGGTATGAAAAACGGATACGGGGAATACCTTATACAATTGCTCGAACACGATGTGACAGATCTCGCAAAAGGGAAGGCGAGATGA
- a CDS encoding SDR family oxidoreductase yields the protein MTKNPMLLLGKNVIVTGASSGIGLATSRLVCELGGTVAMVSRSEERLSNAKKELPEDTSKIFPFDLQKTKEIPDLVNFIRDKVGPIGGLVHSAGDFAVTPLRAFDPEEYRLLYDLHVTAFFMLSKAVCSKKNVDPSGASIVAVSSVAAMSGSEGLSMYSSVKGALVSAVRSLAVEYAAKGVRFNCVCPGWVNTPMLNRIKALYPDLESFDSAIAKKHLLGLGEPEDVANSVCFLLSNAARWITGSSFVVDGGYCASQ from the coding sequence GTGACAAAAAATCCGATGCTCCTTTTAGGCAAAAACGTAATCGTTACCGGAGCGTCTTCAGGAATAGGACTGGCTACTTCCCGTCTTGTCTGTGAACTTGGCGGCACCGTAGCCATGGTTTCTCGAAGCGAAGAGAGGCTTAGTAACGCTAAAAAAGAACTGCCTGAAGACACATCTAAGATATTTCCCTTCGATCTCCAAAAAACTAAAGAAATACCTGATTTAGTTAACTTTATTAGGGATAAGGTCGGCCCTATAGGGGGTCTTGTACATTCAGCAGGAGATTTCGCAGTCACTCCCCTAAGGGCGTTTGACCCTGAAGAATACCGCCTTCTTTATGACTTGCACGTGACGGCCTTTTTCATGCTCTCCAAGGCAGTTTGCTCAAAGAAGAACGTCGATCCATCAGGCGCTTCTATTGTCGCCGTTTCCTCTGTGGCCGCAATGTCAGGTTCAGAAGGGCTATCTATGTATTCTTCCGTAAAGGGCGCGTTGGTTTCTGCGGTTCGCTCTCTCGCAGTTGAATATGCCGCTAAGGGGGTTCGCTTCAACTGCGTATGTCCTGGATGGGTTAACACGCCCATGCTAAACAGGATAAAAGCACTTTACCCTGACCTTGAGTCTTTTGATTCAGCAATAGCGAAAAAACATCTTCTCGGCCTCGGAGAACCTGAAGATGTGGCAAACAGTGTATGTTTTCTGTTGAGCAATGCCGCACGGTGGATAACAGGAAGCAGCTTTGTTGTCGATGGTGGTTACTGCGCCAGTCAGTAG
- a CDS encoding sugar 3,4-ketoisomerase has translation MNIKKLQKIHDPSGDIFVFEGEVFSFPIRRVYFTKNVAAGEVRGHHAHKTLKQILICPHGTIEVTMDNGKEIKERVTLDNPEDALYVGPLVWHTMKWMQKDSILLVLASDSFNESDYIRQYSNFLEEIVQGKN, from the coding sequence ATGAATATCAAAAAACTTCAAAAAATTCACGATCCTAGTGGAGATATTTTTGTTTTTGAGGGTGAAGTTTTTAGCTTTCCCATTCGTCGGGTTTATTTCACGAAAAATGTTGCAGCTGGAGAAGTTAGAGGTCATCATGCACATAAAACCCTTAAGCAGATACTCATCTGTCCCCATGGAACTATAGAAGTAACCATGGACAATGGCAAGGAAATAAAAGAGAGAGTAACGCTTGATAATCCAGAGGATGCATTATATGTTGGCCCTTTAGTTTGGCATACGATGAAATGGATGCAAAAAGATAGTATTCTTTTAGTTCTTGCATCAGATTCTTTTAACGAATCCGATTACATACGGCAGTACTCCAATTTTCTTGAAGAGATAGTTCAGGGTAAGAATTAA
- a CDS encoding oligosaccharide flippase family protein encodes MRKAIIESRGKLLLENFFIYGMGNILTKVVPFLMLPILTRLVTDPVVFGVFDIYTVVIRFATPIAVLGCYDAMFRLFFDDSDSQFHRQICSSSLAIVSSISVLILIVSLILYASDVAFADGYGWLIPIAGMVIASGAIREIIAAPSRMQNQRKRIILLSLLAPFVYYLIAMTLAWQGKPLEGLVYGNMVSSFIVLMIYGILNHAFFSPKAIKKEHIRGLLKMGIPLTPTFLTYWVFTSCDRFMLSRMIGLEAVGLYGIGARFSSISQGIYMAFAGGWQYFAFSTMKDEDHTRLMSHVFEVLGILSVASLFFLLPFVDWFFELIVGETYRKASVVFPFLFLSPLLLMLYQILGSQLLVVKKGYLSTVILSFGAVTNVVLNWVLIPRMGIKGAAIATLLGYVVSLALAFAIVKKMRLIYGSWRVNIIFGCGGLSLILANLQPNITIVISFVFLVLILAIYFSEIKKLIPSLWKMPLCKKE; translated from the coding sequence ATGAGAAAGGCAATCATTGAAAGCAGAGGAAAGTTGCTTTTAGAGAATTTTTTTATTTATGGTATGGGTAACATACTGACAAAGGTAGTGCCATTTCTCATGTTGCCCATCCTGACACGATTGGTCACAGACCCTGTTGTTTTTGGGGTTTTCGACATTTATACTGTTGTAATCCGGTTTGCTACACCTATAGCGGTGCTAGGTTGTTACGATGCGATGTTTCGTCTTTTTTTCGATGATTCGGATTCGCAGTTTCACCGACAGATTTGCTCCAGTTCTTTGGCAATTGTTTCTTCTATAAGCGTTCTCATTCTTATTGTTTCCTTGATCCTCTATGCTTCGGACGTTGCTTTTGCTGACGGTTATGGCTGGCTGATTCCCATTGCGGGAATGGTTATAGCGAGCGGTGCTATAAGAGAAATCATTGCTGCTCCAAGTAGAATGCAAAATCAGAGGAAAAGAATTATTCTTCTTTCTTTACTGGCTCCTTTTGTTTATTACTTGATAGCCATGACACTTGCGTGGCAGGGAAAACCACTTGAGGGTCTTGTTTATGGCAATATGGTAAGTAGCTTTATAGTTCTTATGATTTACGGTATTTTAAACCACGCCTTCTTTTCGCCAAAAGCTATAAAAAAAGAGCATATCCGGGGACTGTTGAAGATGGGCATACCTCTGACACCTACTTTTCTGACCTACTGGGTGTTTACCTCCTGTGATCGTTTCATGTTGAGTCGGATGATTGGTTTAGAGGCTGTAGGGCTTTACGGAATTGGGGCGCGATTCTCATCAATAAGTCAAGGCATTTACATGGCTTTTGCAGGAGGTTGGCAATACTTTGCGTTTTCTACAATGAAAGACGAGGACCACACTCGTCTTATGTCGCATGTGTTCGAAGTGTTAGGGATTTTGTCCGTTGCCAGCCTGTTTTTCTTGCTCCCTTTTGTGGACTGGTTTTTTGAGTTGATCGTGGGTGAAACTTACCGTAAGGCGTCAGTGGTATTCCCATTCTTGTTTCTTTCGCCTTTACTATTAATGTTGTACCAAATTCTAGGGAGCCAGCTCCTTGTAGTCAAGAAAGGTTATCTTTCAACCGTTATTTTGAGTTTTGGCGCTGTTACCAATGTGGTCTTAAATTGGGTTCTTATCCCCCGGATGGGTATCAAAGGAGCTGCAATCGCCACCCTACTTGGCTACGTTGTTTCCTTAGCTTTGGCTTTCGCTATTGTTAAGAAAATGAGGCTTATTTATGGAAGCTGGCGAGTAAACATTATTTTTGGATGTGGTGGATTAAGTCTAATTCTCGCGAATTTGCAGCCAAACATAACGATTGTTATAAGCTTTGTTTTCCTTGTTCTAATTTTAGCAATCTACTTTTCTGAGATCAAAAAACTTATTCCCAGTTTGTGGAAAATGCCGCTTTGTAAAAAGGAATGA
- a CDS encoding acyltransferase has translation MNGSCCQILENVQFAPSVRFGDFCVIGIMPMPVNSIKKDLALMKPTVSIGDNSVICPHVTIYAGVEIGKRVLIGDSSSIFCRVFIDDDVIISRNVTINSDVKIGKNVRIMDNTHVTGRCIIGNNVFISVGVSMANDSRFGRSGYSEDCQGPTIEENVCIGAGAVLLPGVHIGRNSVVAAGSVVKKNVPEGMIVTGNPARIVGPVEMLFGK, from the coding sequence ATGAATGGTTCTTGCTGCCAAATATTGGAGAATGTTCAGTTTGCGCCAAGTGTCAGATTCGGTGATTTTTGTGTAATTGGCATAATGCCTATGCCTGTAAATTCCATAAAAAAGGATCTTGCCTTAATGAAACCGACTGTCAGCATTGGAGACAATAGTGTCATTTGTCCACATGTAACCATATACGCAGGTGTGGAAATTGGAAAACGAGTCTTAATCGGTGACAGTAGCTCAATCTTTTGTAGAGTCTTTATCGATGACGATGTAATAATCAGCAGAAATGTAACGATTAATTCAGATGTAAAAATTGGGAAGAATGTGAGAATCATGGATAATACGCATGTTACAGGCCGATGTATAATTGGCAATAATGTTTTTATTAGCGTGGGGGTCTCTATGGCGAACGACTCTCGATTTGGTCGTAGCGGTTATAGCGAAGACTGTCAAGGTCCCACTATAGAAGAAAATGTTTGTATTGGAGCTGGTGCAGTATTGCTTCCTGGAGTTCATATTGGGAGAAACAGTGTTGTTGCGGCTGGAAGTGTTGTAAAGAAAAATGTTCCGGAAGGTATGATTGTTACGGGTAACCCTGCAAGGATTGTCGGCCCTGTTGAAATGCTTTTCGGTAAATGA